Proteins encoded by one window of Pseudonocardia alni:
- a CDS encoding MSMEG_0570 family nitrogen starvation response protein: MMFDVRWPDGTEVSYYSPSLVVTEHLDTGTTYPVAEFVTRSRTCMEIADARVRAKYGFGCAQSARTIALIDAAAGRFAPTDEVRVEGFRR, encoded by the coding sequence ATGATGTTCGACGTCCGCTGGCCGGACGGCACCGAGGTCAGCTACTACTCGCCGTCGCTGGTGGTGACCGAACACCTGGACACCGGCACGACCTACCCGGTGGCCGAGTTCGTCACGCGCAGCCGCACCTGCATGGAGATCGCCGACGCGCGGGTGCGGGCGAAGTACGGGTTCGGCTGCGCGCAGTCGGCGCGGACGATCGCGCTCATCGACGCGGCCGCGGGGCGGTTCGCCCCGACCGACGAGGTGCGGGTGGAGGGCTTCCGCCGCTGA
- the ilvA gene encoding threonine ammonia-lyase IlvA produces the protein MTPWSTVTPSVSARDVDDAAARLRAVIGPTPLQLNPRLSDALGGEVWVKREDLQPVRSYKIRGAYNLIAQLPEADRLAGVVCASAGNHAQGVAFACQRLGVTGRVYLPGTTPRQKRDRVARLGRDAVEVRVVGNTYDEAAAAARADAESTGATQVPAFDDPRTVAGQGTIAREIVSQLADPPDVLVVPVGGGGLLAGAITYLREHAPSTRIVGVEPAGAASMAAAVAAGEPVDLGSLDPFVDGAAVRKVGAATFDVVRDAGVELLAVPEGRICVEMLALYQSDGIIAEPAGALSPAALDRLDIPRDATTVCLLSGGNNDVSRYADIVERALVFEGRKHYFLVEFPQEPGALRRFLDDVLGPDDDITLFEYTKRSNRETGPALVGIELGSPDDLPALLKRMQEAPPHIEPIPPDSPLFGFIL, from the coding sequence ATGACACCCTGGTCGACCGTGACCCCCTCTGTGAGCGCCCGGGACGTCGACGACGCGGCGGCCCGGCTCCGCGCCGTCATCGGCCCGACCCCGCTGCAGCTCAACCCCCGCCTGTCCGACGCGCTCGGCGGCGAGGTCTGGGTCAAGCGCGAGGACCTGCAACCGGTCCGTTCGTACAAGATCCGCGGCGCCTACAACCTCATCGCACAGCTGCCCGAGGCCGACCGCCTCGCCGGCGTCGTCTGTGCCAGCGCCGGCAACCACGCCCAGGGCGTCGCGTTCGCCTGCCAGCGCCTCGGCGTGACCGGTCGGGTGTACCTGCCCGGCACGACCCCGCGCCAGAAGCGGGACCGGGTCGCGCGGCTGGGCCGTGACGCCGTCGAGGTGCGGGTGGTCGGCAACACCTACGACGAGGCCGCCGCGGCCGCCCGCGCCGACGCCGAGTCCACCGGTGCCACCCAGGTGCCCGCCTTCGACGACCCGCGCACCGTCGCGGGCCAGGGCACGATCGCCCGCGAGATCGTCTCCCAGCTGGCCGACCCGCCGGATGTGCTGGTCGTGCCGGTCGGTGGCGGTGGACTGCTCGCCGGGGCCATCACCTACCTGCGCGAGCACGCGCCGTCGACCCGGATCGTGGGCGTCGAGCCCGCCGGGGCGGCGAGCATGGCGGCCGCGGTCGCCGCGGGCGAGCCGGTCGACCTGGGATCGCTGGACCCGTTCGTCGACGGCGCCGCCGTGCGCAAGGTCGGCGCGGCCACCTTCGACGTGGTGCGCGACGCGGGCGTGGAGCTGCTCGCGGTGCCCGAGGGCCGGATCTGCGTCGAGATGCTCGCGCTCTACCAGTCCGACGGGATCATCGCCGAGCCGGCGGGCGCGCTGTCCCCCGCGGCGCTGGACCGGCTCGACATCCCCCGCGACGCCACGACGGTCTGCCTGCTCTCGGGCGGCAACAACGATGTCTCCCGCTACGCCGACATCGTCGAGCGCGCCCTGGTCTTCGAGGGCCGCAAGCACTACTTCCTCGTCGAGTTCCCGCAGGAGCCGGGCGCGCTGCGCCGGTTCCTCGACGACGTCCTCGGCCCGGATGACGACATCACCCTGTTCGAGTACACCAAGCGCTCCAACCGGGAGACCGGCCCGGCCCTGGTCGGCATCGAGCTGGGTTCGCCGGACGACCTGCCCGCGCTGCTCAAGCGGATGCAGGAGGCTCCCCCGCACATCGAGCCGATCCCGCCGGACAGCCCGCTGTTCGGCTTCATCCTGTAG